The Actinomycetota bacterium genome has a window encoding:
- the gvpJ gene encoding gas vesicle protein GvpJ produces MEPTGNTHATLVDLLDRVLDKGLVINADVIISVAGIPLIGVNLRAALAGMETMLKYGVMQAWDERTRAWEREHRGKEEFSLTQGEEVILKMFGSYYHSEGIYTAWRSGYFYLTDKRLLLHRQDFNEVIFEIPLEEIKSLVVKEEKHFTKEGKEVLYLIDRTDRVSRLHTAEMSYLKEAIEERIKAKGFFLEESPILPEFEKEPISFLMKGEKVTHRGKMWHLMTHSAPGGVISSTWRPGHLYLTNKRLCWWYDSDEKVAFETPIDKIAASTVEIRDVAVTLKKKKALDVIYETSQGKRVACFSGDELDQWDRVVNQIISKQGTTSAEAEIETCPQCGREAPTKELLEKGCSECGWVSPKLKKRLAQAAK; encoded by the coding sequence ATGGAACCAACTGGAAATACACACGCTACTTTAGTGGATTTATTGGATAGGGTTCTGGATAAAGGTCTTGTAATTAACGCCGATGTTATTATCTCTGTTGCTGGCATTCCCCTAATTGGTGTTAACTTAAGGGCTGCCTTGGCTGGGATGGAGACCATGCTAAAGTACGGGGTCATGCAAGCCTGGGATGAGAGAACGCGTGCTTGGGAACGGGAACATCGAGGAAAGGAAGAGTTCTCTTTAACCCAAGGGGAAGAAGTTATCCTCAAGATGTTCGGCTCATATTACCATAGTGAAGGAATATACACAGCCTGGAGATCGGGCTATTTTTATTTGACGGATAAAAGGCTCCTTCTTCACCGTCAAGATTTCAATGAAGTCATATTCGAGATACCTTTAGAGGAGATAAAAAGCTTAGTGGTAAAAGAAGAAAAGCATTTTACCAAAGAGGGTAAAGAGGTGCTCTATCTTATAGATCGAACGGATAGAGTCTCTCGGCTCCATACCGCAGAAATGAGCTACTTAAAAGAGGCTATTGAGGAGAGAATAAAGGCCAAAGGGTTTTTCTTGGAGGAAAGTCCAATCCTTCCCGAGTTTGAAAAGGAGCCAATTAGCTTTCTGATGAAGGGAGAAAAGGTTACCCACCGAGGAAAGATGTGGCATCTGATGACCCACTCTGCTCCCGGTGGAGTTATAAGTAGTACGTGGAGACCAGGCCATCTCTATTTGACTAACAAGAGGTTATGTTGGTGGTACGACTCTGATGAGAAAGTAGCCTTTGAGACCCCTATCGATAAAATAGCTGCCTCGACGGTAGAGATAAGAGACGTTGCTGTAACGCTGAAGAAGAAAAAGGCTCTCGACGTTATATATGAAACCTCGCAGGGGAAAAGGGTAGCCTGTTTTTCCGGAGACGAATTAGACCAATGGGATAGAGTAGTTAATCAAATCATATCCAAGCAAGGTACAACCAGTGCTGAGGCTGAGATTGAGACTTGTCCTCAGTGTGGTCGAGAAGCACCGACAAAAGAGCTATTGGAAAAGGGATGCTCAGAGTGCGGCTGGGTTAGCCCAAAATTGAAAAAAAGGTTAGCCCAAGCAGCTAAGTAA